CGATGGCGGGCAGCTTCTGGAACGTGACGCGCTGCTCCACTGCCGACCGGAGGGGTGTGAACAAGGTTTCCCCCGCCTCGGCGAGCCCGCCACCGATGATGAGCGTGCGCGGGTCCAGCAGGGTGAGCGCGGTGACGAGGCCGTCGGCGAGGGCGTCGACGGCCGTCTGCCACACCGCCGCGGCCCGGGTGTCGCCGGACTCGACGGCCTTGGCGCAGTCGGCGGCGTCGGCGTCCGGGTCGCCGGAGGCGTCGGCCCAGGCGAGGGAGACGGCGGAGGCGGAGGCGTACCGCTCCAGGCAGCCGCGCTGGCCGCAGCCGCAGTCGGCGCCGCCGGGGCGGACGACGATGTGGCCGATCTCGCCGGCGTAGCCGTGGGCGCCGGCCTCGATGCGGTCGCCGATGCCGATGGCGCCGGCGATGCCGGTGCCGAGGGGGACGAAGAGGAAGCGGTCGGCGCCGTTGCCGGCGCCGATGCGGCCCTCGGCGAGGCCGCCGGTGCGGACGTCGTGGCCCAGGGCGACGGGCAGGCCGTCGAGCCGCTCGCTGAGCAGGGCGCGCAGCGGGACGTCACGCCAGCCCAGGTTGGCGGCGTAGACGGCGATGCCGCGGTCGGCGTCGACGATGCCGGGGACGGCGACGCCGGCGGCGGAGGCGGGCCGTCCGTACCGGTCGAGGCCGTAGGCGCGGAGCTCGGCGGCGAAGTCGAGGATCGACTCCACGACCGCCTCGGCTCCGCGCTCGCGCCCGGTGGCGCGGCGGGCCTCGTGCAGCAGGGTCCCGTCCGCCCCGACGAGGGCGGCCTTCATGCCGGTGCCGCCCACATCGAGGGCGATGACGTGTCTCACGGGTGACAGTCTGACCCGTCGGTACCCAACAGGTCTAGTCCACTGTCCGAGATTGTTGCGCGCCCATACAAATCCCGACCACGGGGCCGGGCGCCGGTGCGGCACGCGTTGCGGAAGCGATACCCAAGTGGTGTAGACCTCATGCCTCGCTGTGAGGGAAAATCGCAGCTCAACGACGAGCCGAGAGTGGGACGAAGCTGTGCAGCGGCGATTTCTGGGACTGACCGCGACGATCGCCGCGCTGAGCGCGGCCGCCGTGCTCGCCGGCTGCGGCGTCACCGGCGGGGACTCAGACGTGACCCTGTCGCTGGTCGCGGCGGACTACGACCTCAACGGCGGCGACTCCACCGAGAAGTACTGGGCGGACCTGACCGCCGCGTACGAGGCCGAGCACCCCGGCGTCGACATCGATGTCCGGATCGAGTCCTGGGACGACGTCGACCGCAAGGTCGCCGACATGGTCGAGGCCGGCAAGGCCCCCGACATCGCGCAGATCGGCGCCTACGCCGACTACGCCGCCGAGGGCGAGCTCTACACCGCGGACGAACTGCTCACCGTCCCCGTCCAGGCGAACTTCCTCGTCCCGCTGACCACCGCCGGCGAGATGCGGCGCGTCCAGTACGGCCTGCCGTTCGTCGCCTCCACCCGGCTGCTCTTCTACAACAAGAAGCTCTTCGCCGACGCCGGGATCACCGAGCCCCCGACGACCTGGGCCGAGCTCGCCGCCGCCGCGAAGAAGCTGAAGCGGGACAAGGTCGCGTACCCCTTCGCCCTGCCCCTCGGACCGGAGGAGGCGCAGGCGGAGACCATGATGTGGCTGCTCAGCGGTGGCGACGGCTACACCGACGACGCCGGCCGCTACGTGATCGACTCCGACCGGAACGTCCGCACCTTCCAGTGGCTGAAGCGGGAGCTGGTCGACGCGGGCCTCACCGGCCCCGTCGCCCCCGGAAAGCTCGACCGCAAGGCCGCGTTCGCCGCCTTCGCGCGCGGCGAGGTCGGGATGCTCAACGGCCACCCGTCGCTCGCGCAGGAGGCCGCGAGGAAGGGCGTCGAGGTCGGCATGGTCCCGCTGCCCGGCGCCGACGGCGAGGCCAGGGCCACGATGGGCGTGGCCGACTGGATCATGGGCTTCAAGCAGAACGGCCATCGCAAGGAGATCGGCGAGTTCCTCGACTTCGTATTCAGCGACACGAACGTGCTGAAGTTCGCCGGGGACAACAACCTGCTCCCGGCCACGGTCAGCGCCTCCAACCGGATGCAGGCCGACCCCGCGTACGCCGCCCTCGCCCCGTTCCTGCAGGCGCTGCCGAACTCTCGGCTCTACCCGGTGGGCAAGACCTCCTGGGCGCAGGTCAGCGGCACGATCAAGAAGGACATCGGCCGGGCCGTGGAGCCGTCCGCCGTGCCCGGAACCGTGCTCGGCCGGATCGGCCGGGAGGCGACGGCGGCGGAGGGCGCCGAATAGGTTGGTCGTATGAATGACGAACCACAGGGCGAGCCCGCGGGTGCGCGCGAGCTGGGGGAGCGCGAGCGGGGCGTTCTCGCCCTGGAGCGGCGTTCCTGGCCGGGACCCGGCGCCAAGGAGCGCGCGGTGCGCGAGCAGCTCGGGCTGTCCCCGGTCCGCTACTACCAGCTGCTCAACGCGCTCCTGGACGACCCGCGGGCGCTCGCCCACGACCCGGTCACGGTCAATCGGCTGCGGCGGGTCCGCGCCGAGCGTGAGCAGCGCCGCTGAACCGCGCCGCTGACGCGGGCGCCGCGCGTCGGTAGGGTCGTAGGCATGGTCAGCAGCCTTCCGCACCCGACCACGTCCGCCGGCCGCGACGGCCTGGCCGCGCTTCTCGCGCGACCCGGGAAGGCCGTCGTCGCCCTCGACTTCGACGGGACGCTCGCCGAGATCGTCCCCGACCCCGAGCAGGCCCGCGCCCACCCGGGCGCCGTTCCCGCCCTGTCCGTGCTGGCTCCGCAGGTCGCCTCGGTGGCCGTGGTCACCGGCCGGCCTGCCGGGGTCGCGGTCCGCTACGGCGGCTTCGCCGGGGTCCCCGGCCTGGAGCACCTCGTCGTCCTCGGCCATTACGGCGCCGAGCGCTGGGACGCCGTCACCGGTACGGTCCAGGCCGCCGCCGTCCCGCCGGGCGTCGCCGCGGTCCGGGCGGAACTGCCCGGCTTCCTGGACGCCGCCGGCGCGTGGGCCGGCACCTGGATCGAGGAGAAGGGCCGCGCGGTCGCCGTGCACACGCGGCGCGCGGAGGACCCGCAGGGCGCGTTCGAGGCGCTGCGCGGGCCGCTCGGCGAGCTGGCCGCCCGGCACGGCCTGGTCCTGGAGCCGGGCCGGATGGTCCTGGAGCTGCGCCCGCCCGGCATGGACAAGGGCATGGCGCTGGCCGAGTACGTCCGCCGGACCGGCGCGGAGTCCGTGCTGTACGCGGGCGACGACCTGGGCGACCTGCCCGCCTTCGCGGCGGTGGAGAAGCTCCGCTCCGACGGCGTGCCGGGGCTGCTGGTGTGCAGCGGCTCGACGGAGGTCCCGGAACTGGCGGAGCGGGCCGACCTGTCGGTCGCCGGCCCGTCCGCGGTGGTGGAGTTCCTGGCGGCGCTCGCGGAGGCGGTGCGGACGGCCTGAGACCGCCCGCACCGCGTCACGTACCGCGGGGAGCCCGGACGATCAGTGCGCGGCCGGGTTGGCCACGGTGACCGTCAGGTCGTCGCCGGCGTCGCCGGTGACGGTGACCTTCACGCCGTGGCCCGCGACCTTGACGCTGGCCTGCGGCGCCGCGGAGCTGTAGTACGCGTTCGGGTCGGTGTCGTCGAAGACCGGGATGCCCGGGACGGACGGCGCGCAGGCCGCCTTCGTGACGACGGTCTGGTTGTTGCCCTTGCCCGTCAGGACCTCCTTGTGGAGGCAGGTCGCGTCGGTGGCCTCCAGGCCGAAGGTCGCGTCGAAGGGCTGCCGGCGGTTGCTCGGCGCGGTGCCGTCGTCGTACTTGAACGGCGCCGGGCGGGCGTCGACGGCCATGGCCGAGCCGCCGCCGGGGTGCGCGCTGACGTTGTTGTCGTCGAACGAGCGGTCGACGTACCAGACCAGCATGCCGTTCTGGAACTTGAAGTACTCGACCCAGTCCGGCGCGCTGATGCCCTTGCTGAACTGGTACGGGCCCTCGGCCAGGAGCGCGTCGCTGCCGACGTACTCGCGGTTCTCGACCAGGTAGTAGCGCGGGTAGGTGGCCGTCTCCGTGCCGGTCGAGATCTTCCAGCGGCCCTGCGCGGTCCAGCCGTTCGCGCCCTGCTCGGCGTCGTCCGTGCCCAGCGTGGTGCCGCCGGCCGTCAGGACGATGTCGTCCAGGAACGCGCCGGCGAAGTGCACGCCGCCGTCGGTCTGGTAGCGGAAGCGGAACAGCGAGGGCTTGCCCTGGGAGTCGTACGTGAAGCGCAGCGTCGTCCACTTGCCGGTGGAGGAGCCGTCGACGGAGTCGCCCGCGCGCAGCCAGTTCGCCCCGCCGTCGAGGGAGTACTCGGCGAAGAGGGCGTCGAAGTCGGCCTCGATCTCGTACCAGGCACTCGCCTTGACGGTGACCCTCGGGGCGGCCGGCACGGACCGGGTGAGGGACTGGTTGAGGCCGTCGGCCGAACCGGTCCACCAGGCGTGGGTGCCCGAGGTGGGGGTGGCGTACGTGGTGCTGCTCGTCTTGTCGGGCAGCGCGACGCGGACCGCCTGCTCCTTGCCGGCGACCTGGAACTGCGCCGGGTTCAGGGTGTACGAGCCGTTGGTACCGAGCGGCGCGTCGGCGTAGTCCAGCCAGCCGAGGAAGAGCTTCTCCTCGGCGCCCATCAGGCCCGGGTGGGTGCCGATGCCTGCGTTGGCAGCGGCGCCGTGGCCCAGCCAGGAGCCGGAGCTCATCAGGGTCCAGAAGGCGGTGGAGTTCTCGCCGCCGTCGGTGTCGTAGTAGTCCGGCAGGCCGAGGTCGTGGCCGAACTCGTGGCAGAAGACGCCGAGTCCGCCGTTCTCGCCCTCGGTGGTGTAGTCGCCGAGCCAGTACTTCGACTGGCCGATGCGGGCGCCGCCGGCCTTGTTCTGGGTGCCGGAGACGTCCGGGCCGGTCAGGCCGTAGTCGTCGCCGTTGACGTACCAGCGGTGCGACCAGATGGCGTCCTCGCCCTGGGCGCCGCCGCCGGCGTCCTCGCCCATGCCGGCGTGCACGGCCTGGAAGTGGTCGATGTAGCCGTCGGCCTCGTCGAAGTTGCCGTCGTGGTCCCAGTCGTTGCGGTCCCAGACGTCGAACTGGGCGAGGTAGGCGTCGATCTCGGCGGGGGACTTCCCGGCCGCGATCTGGCTGTCCCACCAGGAGTTGCCGGTGTCCTGGATGAACGCCCACGAACCGCCGTTGTCCTCGACGGTGTTGTCGCCGTAGGTGGAGGCGTTGCCGGGGACCTTGACCCAGTCCTCGACCGTGTTGGTCACCGAGTAGCGGCCGTTGGACAGCTGCTCGTAGTACGTCTTCATCGACTCGCCGGAGCCGTTGAAGAGGTTCTCGTAGTAGGACTTCGAGAAGTCGGCGGTCCAGGCGTTGGAGTTGTCCTTGCTCCGGTCGGGCTGCGGAATGGCGTTGTGCAGCGGGCCGGGGACGCTGCCGAGCTTGCCGGTGCTCGCGTCGCCGAACTCGGAGAGGATCGTGAAGATCTTCTCCTGGCGTACGGCGGTGGTGGTCTCGGTCTCCACGAACTTGCCGGGCGCGACCTCGACGACGCCCCGGGCGTTCGCCTTCGCCCGTCCCTTGGCGAGCTTGTCGATGGCCTGCTCGCGCAGTTCGGTGCGCTGCTTGGTGAGCGGGCCGGGACGGTTGTCGGCGCGGGGTGCGGTGGCTCCCGGGGCGGCCGAGGCGGTGTCCCGGGTCTCCTGCGCGGCGGCGGGGGTGAGCCCCGCGGCGAGGAGAGCGGTGAGCGCCGACCCTAGGGTCATGCCCACGACAATTCTCTTCACTTCTGCGATCCCTTCGCATGCATGCGACGCATGTTTCGCGCTGGTTCCGTGTGATGCAGGATCGCCTGGGGGAACGATCGCGGCAGAGTCTGACACGGGAAGGACCGCGAAGAGGAGAGGGCGGAGCCGCAGATTCTGCGGCACCCCCCGTTCGCCGCAGGGCCGCCCCCGCCCGCCGGGGCTACTCCTCGGGCGGGGTCGTCAGGGCTTCCAGCTGGTCCAGGAACCAGCGCTGCGGGGGCAGGGCGGTGGCCGCGACGGCCAGGCGCTTGGTGCGGTCAGCGCGTTCGGCCGCCGGCATCGACAGGGCCGTGTGCAGGGCCTCCGCCGTCGCGCTCACGTCGAACGGGTTCACCGTGAGCGCGTCCTCCCGCAGCTCCGTGTACGCGCCCGCCTGGTCGGACAGGACCAGCGCGCAGCCCGCCTCGGAGACCACCGGTATCTCCTTGGCCACCAGGTTCATGCCGTCCCGCACCGGGTTGACCAGGGCCACGTCGGCCATGCGGTACACCGCGAGCGAGCGCGTGAAGTCGTCCTGGACGGAGACGAGTACGGGCTGCCAGTCCGCCGTGCCGAACTCCGCGTTGATCTCCTCCGCCAGCTCCGACACCGCCGCCGTGTACGAGCGGTACGCCTCGAGGTCCTGTCGCGAGGGGTACGCCGAGGCCAGGTGGACCACCCGACCGCGCCACTCGGGGTGGACGGTCAGCAGCTCCCGGTACGCGAGCAGGCCGCGCAGGATGTTCTTCGACAGCTCCGTGCGGTCGACGCGGACGATCGTCAGGCGGTCGCCGACCTCCTCGCGCAGCCGCGCGAGCCGCTCGTCGACCTCGGGCCGGTGGGCGAGCGCCCGCAGCTCCTCGCCGTCGACACCGAGGGGGTGCACCCGGAGCCGGGTGCTTCGCCGGGGGGCGCCCCACTTCATGTGATCCACCCCGCGCCACGGGGTCCCGGTCGGGGAGAGGGGTGTCGTCACTCCCGTGGCGCTGTCGATGTGCGCGCCGTTCAGGAAGGAGAAGGCCCAGGACCAGGTGTGGAAACCCAGCTCGTCCGCCCCGAGCATGCCCCACACCAGCTCCTCGCGGACCTCCTCCGGGAGCATCCGCAGATACTCCGACGACGCCCACGGCGTGTGCGTGAAGTGGCCGATCCGCAGGTCGGGACGGAGCTCCCGCAGCTGCCCGGGGACCAGCGCCAGGTGGTAGTCCTGCACCAGGACCGCCGCGCCGTCGTCCGCCGCCTCGGCCAGCGCCTCGGCGAAGGCGCGGTTGTACGCGCGGTACGACTCCCAGCGGCGCCGGAACTCCGCGTCGAAGACGGGCTCGCGCGGGATCTCGTACAGGTGGTGGTGGAGGAACCACAGCACCGAGTTCGCGATGCCGTTGTACGCGTCCGCGTACACGTCCGGGTCGATGGCGAGCATCCGCACGCCCGGCTCGGCGACGCCGCGCCGGACGGCCTCCCGGTCGCCCGCGCCGAGCGCCGCGCAGACCCACAGGGAGTCCTGCGAGTCCACCGCGCTCAGCCCCGAGACGAGCCCGCCGCCGCCCCTGCGGGCGTCGAGCGTGCCGTCCTCGCCGAGCGTGTACGAGACCGGTCCTCGGTTGGATGCGACGAGAACAGAAGCCATGTGCCGAACCTAGCCCGTCCCGTAAACGCTCAAACGTACGTATACGAGACGGCGCGAACACGCCACGCTCGGTCAGCGGTCGCGGTGCGCGCGGGCCGCCGCCCGCGCCACCACTCCGATCGCGCCCGCCGCCAGCGCCAGCCCGCCGAGCAGCCACAGCCGCTCGACGTGTGATCCGGTGGCGGCCAGGGGTGCGTAGGCCTCGTCCGTCGTGGCAAGGATCAGGTTCCACCGCATGAAACGGAAATGTAGGTAGAGACCATCATCATCCGACGCTACGCCACGCGGCGCCGCGCATACTCCGCGATCTCCGCCATCGGGGGGCGCTCCTCCGTGTCGACCGAGTAGGTCCGCGGCACGAAGCCCGTCCCGTCCTGCTCGTCCCGCTCGAACTGGGTCAGCCGCGGCCGCACCAGGTGCCCGCGCGACAGCCGCACCTGCGCCGTCCGGTAGATGGCCGCCGCCATCCGGCCCAGCGCCAGTCCGCTCTGGTGCCGGTGCTTGCGCACCCCCACGTCCACCTGCGCCAACGCGTCCAGACCCACCGTGTGCAGCGCGTCCACGAGCAGCCCCAACTCCACCCCGTACCCGACCGGGAACGGGAGCCGTTCGAGCAGCGAGCGGCGGGCCGCGTACTCGCCGCCCAGCGGCTGCACGAAGCCGGCAAGCTGCGGCCAGTGCAGGTTCAGCAGCGGGCGCGCCACCAGCTCCGTCACCCGGCCGCCCTGTCCGGGCGTGTCCCCGAGCGGGCGGTCGTACATCGCCTTGACGAACTCCACGTCCGGGTCGGTCAGCAGCGGGCCGACGATCCCCGTGACGAAGTCCGCCGAGAAGTCCCGCAGGTCCGCGTCGACGAAACAGACGATGTCGCCGCTGGTCGCCATCAGCGACCGCCACAGCACCTCGCCCTTGCCGGGGACGGCCGGGATCCGCGGCAGGATCGCGTCCCGCGCCACCACCCGGGCGCCCGCTACCGCGGCCACCTCCGCGGTCCGGTCCGTGGACCCGGAGTCCACCACCACCAGCTCGTCGACGAGCGGGACCGCCTCCGACATCAGCTCGCGGCGGATCACGGAGACGATGTCGCCGACCGTCGCCTCCTCGTTCAGCGCGGGCAGCACGACGCTCACCGTCGTCGCGCGCTTGGCGGCCAGGATCTGGTCGAGCGGGCGATCGGTCACCGACCAGGAGCGCCGCCCGAGCCAGCGCTCCACTTCTTCCAGCACGTCCGTTACTCCCCAGTTGCGGTTTGTGATCCATCTCGCGGTTCGGACGACCGTCTCGCGCCGTCCGAGCCTTCGGTTACAGTCTTGAACAACGCGGAGGCCCGATGCATGTCGGGGTCCCGCCCGCGTCCCACAACCGAATACCGCTCATCCAGAGGGGCAGAGGGAAACGGCCCGTTGAAGCCCCGGCAACCCTCCAGCCGGTCTCGTCCGCGAATCCGCGGCCGCGAGGCTCCCGGCTAGGGAAGGTGCCAAATCCGTCTCATGGCGAAATGCGCCGTGAGGAAGATGAGGAGAAAGGGCCTCGCCTCCATGGCTGTACAGACTGTTGACACCGCAACCACCGTCGACCTCGGTCCCGCTTCCGGCCTTTCCTGTCGTGAGTGCGGTGAGAAGTTCCCGCTCGGTCCGATCTTCGCCTGCGAACTCTGTTTCGGGCCGCTCGAAGTCGCGTACGACCTTCCCGAGGGCGACCCCGAGGCGCTGCGCAAGCGGATCGAGGCCGGCCCCGCCAACATCTGGCGTTACGCCCCGCTGCTGCCCGTCCCGGCCGACGTCGCCGACAAGCCGAACCTGAACCCGGGCTGGACCAAGCTCGTCCAGGCCGACAACCTCGCCCGCGAACTCGGCGTCGAGCCGGGCAAGCTGTTCGTCAAGGACGACTCCGGCAACCCGACGCACTCCTTCAAGGACCGCGTCGTCGCGCAGGCCCTGGAGGCCGCCCGCGCCTTCGGCTTCACCACCCTGTCCTGCTCCTCCACCGGCAACCTGGCCGGCGCCGTCGGCGCCGCCGCCGCACGCGCCGGCTTCCGCTCCTGCGTGTTCATCCCGCACGACCTGGAGCAGGGCAAGGTCGTCATGGCCGCGGTGTACGGCGGCGAACTCGTCGGCATCGAGGGCAACTACGACGACGTCAACCGCTTCTGCTCGGAGCTCATCGGCGACCCGCTGGGCGAGGGCTGGGGCTTCGTCAACGTCAACCTGCGGCCGTACTACGGCGAGGGCTCCAAGACCCTCGCGTACGAGATCTGCGAGCAGCTCGGCTGGCAGCTGCCCGACCAGATCGTGATCCCGATCGCCTCCGGCTCGCAGCTCACGAAGATCGACAAGGGTCTGCAGGAGCTCATCAAGCTGGGCCTCGTCGAGGACAAGCCGTACAAGATCTTCGGCGCCCAGGCCGAGGGCTGCTCCCCGGTGTCGGCCGCCTTCAAGGCCGGTCACGACGTGGTCCGTCCGCAGAAGCCGAACACCATCGCCAAGTCGCTCGCCATCGGCAACCCGGCCGACGGCCCGTACGTCCTGGACATCGCCCGCCGGACGGGCGGCGCGGTGGAGGACGTGAACGACGAGCAGGTCGTGGACGCCATCAAGCTGCTGGCCCGGACCGAGGGCATCTTCGCGGAGACCGCGGGCGGCGTGACCGTCGGCGTGACGAAGAAGCTCATCGAGGACGGCGTCCTCGACCCGACGCTGACCACCGTGGTCCTCAACACCGGTGACGGCCTCAAGACCCTGGACGCGGTGGCCGAGACCTCTCAGGCGACCGCCACCATCCGCCCGAGCCTGGACGCGTTCCGCGACGCCGGCCTGGCCAACTGAAACGGAGCAAGCATGAGCGTCAACGTCCGCATCCCCACCATCCTCCGCACCTACACGGGCGGGCAGTCCGAGGTCCAGGCCGAGGGTGCGACCCTCGCCGAGGTCATCGCGGACCTGGAGAAGAACCACACCGGCATCGCCGCCCGCGTCCTCGACGACCAGGGCAAGCTGCGCCGCTTCGTCAACGTGTACGTCAACGACGACGACGTGCGCTTCGAGCAGGGTCTGGAGACGGCCACCCCGGCCGGCGCGGGCGTCTCGATCATCCCGGCCGTCGCCGGCGGCTGCTGAGCCGCCCTGCGCGTTACCCGCGGTATCCGAATTGCCCCCTT
This sequence is a window from Streptomyces sp. HUAS YS2. Protein-coding genes within it:
- a CDS encoding ROK family protein: MRHVIALDVGGTGMKAALVGADGTLLHEARRATGRERGAEAVVESILDFAAELRAYGLDRYGRPASAAGVAVPGIVDADRGIAVYAANLGWRDVPLRALLSERLDGLPVALGHDVRTGGLAEGRIGAGNGADRFLFVPLGTGIAGAIGIGDRIEAGAHGYAGEIGHIVVRPGGADCGCGQRGCLERYASASAVSLAWADASGDPDADAADCAKAVESGDTRAAAVWQTAVDALADGLVTALTLLDPRTLIIGGGLAEAGETLFTPLRSAVEQRVTFQKLPAIVPAALGDTAGCLGAGLLAWDLLSLDNSHENPHDPEVSA
- a CDS encoding extracellular solute-binding protein, yielding MQRRFLGLTATIAALSAAAVLAGCGVTGGDSDVTLSLVAADYDLNGGDSTEKYWADLTAAYEAEHPGVDIDVRIESWDDVDRKVADMVEAGKAPDIAQIGAYADYAAEGELYTADELLTVPVQANFLVPLTTAGEMRRVQYGLPFVASTRLLFYNKKLFADAGITEPPTTWAELAAAAKKLKRDKVAYPFALPLGPEEAQAETMMWLLSGGDGYTDDAGRYVIDSDRNVRTFQWLKRELVDAGLTGPVAPGKLDRKAAFAAFARGEVGMLNGHPSLAQEAARKGVEVGMVPLPGADGEARATMGVADWIMGFKQNGHRKEIGEFLDFVFSDTNVLKFAGDNNLLPATVSASNRMQADPAYAALAPFLQALPNSRLYPVGKTSWAQVSGTIKKDIGRAVEPSAVPGTVLGRIGREATAAEGAE
- a CDS encoding DUF3263 domain-containing protein; the protein is MNDEPQGEPAGARELGERERGVLALERRSWPGPGAKERAVREQLGLSPVRYYQLLNALLDDPRALAHDPVTVNRLRRVRAEREQRR
- the otsB gene encoding trehalose-phosphatase, which codes for MVSSLPHPTTSAGRDGLAALLARPGKAVVALDFDGTLAEIVPDPEQARAHPGAVPALSVLAPQVASVAVVTGRPAGVAVRYGGFAGVPGLEHLVVLGHYGAERWDAVTGTVQAAAVPPGVAAVRAELPGFLDAAGAWAGTWIEEKGRAVAVHTRRAEDPQGAFEALRGPLGELAARHGLVLEPGRMVLELRPPGMDKGMALAEYVRRTGAESVLYAGDDLGDLPAFAAVEKLRSDGVPGLLVCSGSTEVPELAERADLSVAGPSAVVEFLAALAEAVRTA
- a CDS encoding immune inhibitor A domain-containing protein yields the protein MTLGSALTALLAAGLTPAAAQETRDTASAAPGATAPRADNRPGPLTKQRTELREQAIDKLAKGRAKANARGVVEVAPGKFVETETTTAVRQEKIFTILSEFGDASTGKLGSVPGPLHNAIPQPDRSKDNSNAWTADFSKSYYENLFNGSGESMKTYYEQLSNGRYSVTNTVEDWVKVPGNASTYGDNTVEDNGGSWAFIQDTGNSWWDSQIAAGKSPAEIDAYLAQFDVWDRNDWDHDGNFDEADGYIDHFQAVHAGMGEDAGGGAQGEDAIWSHRWYVNGDDYGLTGPDVSGTQNKAGGARIGQSKYWLGDYTTEGENGGLGVFCHEFGHDLGLPDYYDTDGGENSTAFWTLMSSGSWLGHGAAANAGIGTHPGLMGAEEKLFLGWLDYADAPLGTNGSYTLNPAQFQVAGKEQAVRVALPDKTSSTTYATPTSGTHAWWTGSADGLNQSLTRSVPAAPRVTVKASAWYEIEADFDALFAEYSLDGGANWLRAGDSVDGSSTGKWTTLRFTYDSQGKPSLFRFRYQTDGGVHFAGAFLDDIVLTAGGTTLGTDDAEQGANGWTAQGRWKISTGTETATYPRYYLVENREYVGSDALLAEGPYQFSKGISAPDWVEYFKFQNGMLVWYVDRSFDDNNVSAHPGGGSAMAVDARPAPFKYDDGTAPSNRRQPFDATFGLEATDATCLHKEVLTGKGNNQTVVTKAACAPSVPGIPVFDDTDPNAYYSSAAPQASVKVAGHGVKVTVTGDAGDDLTVTVANPAAH
- a CDS encoding trehalose-6-phosphate synthase, with protein sequence MASVLVASNRGPVSYTLGEDGTLDARRGGGGLVSGLSAVDSQDSLWVCAALGAGDREAVRRGVAEPGVRMLAIDPDVYADAYNGIANSVLWFLHHHLYEIPREPVFDAEFRRRWESYRAYNRAFAEALAEAADDGAAVLVQDYHLALVPGQLRELRPDLRIGHFTHTPWASSEYLRMLPEEVREELVWGMLGADELGFHTWSWAFSFLNGAHIDSATGVTTPLSPTGTPWRGVDHMKWGAPRRSTRLRVHPLGVDGEELRALAHRPEVDERLARLREEVGDRLTIVRVDRTELSKNILRGLLAYRELLTVHPEWRGRVVHLASAYPSRQDLEAYRSYTAAVSELAEEINAEFGTADWQPVLVSVQDDFTRSLAVYRMADVALVNPVRDGMNLVAKEIPVVSEAGCALVLSDQAGAYTELREDALTVNPFDVSATAEALHTALSMPAAERADRTKRLAVAATALPPQRWFLDQLEALTTPPEE
- a CDS encoding glucosyl-3-phosphoglycerate synthase, translated to MLEEVERWLGRRSWSVTDRPLDQILAAKRATTVSVVLPALNEEATVGDIVSVIRRELMSEAVPLVDELVVVDSGSTDRTAEVAAVAGARVVARDAILPRIPAVPGKGEVLWRSLMATSGDIVCFVDADLRDFSADFVTGIVGPLLTDPDVEFVKAMYDRPLGDTPGQGGRVTELVARPLLNLHWPQLAGFVQPLGGEYAARRSLLERLPFPVGYGVELGLLVDALHTVGLDALAQVDVGVRKHRHQSGLALGRMAAAIYRTAQVRLSRGHLVRPRLTQFERDEQDGTGFVPRTYSVDTEERPPMAEIAEYARRRVA
- the thrC gene encoding threonine synthase produces the protein MRRKGLASMAVQTVDTATTVDLGPASGLSCRECGEKFPLGPIFACELCFGPLEVAYDLPEGDPEALRKRIEAGPANIWRYAPLLPVPADVADKPNLNPGWTKLVQADNLARELGVEPGKLFVKDDSGNPTHSFKDRVVAQALEAARAFGFTTLSCSSTGNLAGAVGAAAARAGFRSCVFIPHDLEQGKVVMAAVYGGELVGIEGNYDDVNRFCSELIGDPLGEGWGFVNVNLRPYYGEGSKTLAYEICEQLGWQLPDQIVIPIASGSQLTKIDKGLQELIKLGLVEDKPYKIFGAQAEGCSPVSAAFKAGHDVVRPQKPNTIAKSLAIGNPADGPYVLDIARRTGGAVEDVNDEQVVDAIKLLARTEGIFAETAGGVTVGVTKKLIEDGVLDPTLTTVVLNTGDGLKTLDAVAETSQATATIRPSLDAFRDAGLAN
- a CDS encoding MoaD/ThiS family protein; protein product: MSVNVRIPTILRTYTGGQSEVQAEGATLAEVIADLEKNHTGIAARVLDDQGKLRRFVNVYVNDDDVRFEQGLETATPAGAGVSIIPAVAGGC